Proteins from one Ficedula albicollis isolate OC2 chromosome 3, FicAlb1.5, whole genome shotgun sequence genomic window:
- the BCL11A gene encoding B-cell lymphoma/leukemia 11A isoform X4 encodes MLLRASKDEPSSYTCTTCKQPFNSAWFLLQHAQNTHGLRIYLESEHGSPLTPRVGIPTGLGAECPSQPPLHGIHIADNNPFNLLRIPGSVSREASGLGEGRFPPTPPLFSPPPRHHLDPHRIERLGAEEMALATHHPSAFDRVLRLNPMAMEPPAMDFSRRLRELAGNTSSPPLSPSRPSPMQRLLQPFQPGSKPPFLATPPLPPLQSAPPPSQPPMKSKSCEFCGKTFKFQSNLVVHRRSHTGEKPYKCNLCDHACTQASKLKRHMKTHMHKSSPMTVKSDDGLSTASSPEPGTSDLVGSASSALKSVVAKFKSENDPNMIPENGDEEEEEEEEEEEEEEEEEEEDLNESDRPDYGFGMSLEAARHHENNSRAGEEGRAMPDVMQGMVLSSMQHFSEAFHQVLGEKHKRGHLPEPEVHRDTCDEDSVAGESDRIDEGAVNGRGCSPGESASGGLSKKLLLGSPSSLSPFSKRIKLEKEFDLPAAAMPNTENVYSQWLAGYAASRQLKDPFLSFGDSRQSPFASSSEHSSENGSLRFSTPPGELDGGISGRSGTGSGGSTPHISGPGPGRPSSKEGRRSDTCEYCGKVFKNCSNLTVHRRSHTGERPYKCELCNYACAQSSKLTRHMKTHGQVGKDVYKCEICKMPFSVYSTLEKHMKKWHSDRVLNNEIKTE; translated from the coding sequence GTAAAGATGAGCCCAGCAGCTACACGTGTACGACTTGTAAACAGCCTTTCAACAGCGCCTGGTTCCTCTTGCAGCACGCACAGAACACGCACGGCTTACGGATCTACCTAGAAAGCGAGCACGGCAGCCCCCTGACGCCACGGGTTGGTATCCCAACAGGACTAGGTGCAGAGTGCCCTTCCCAGCCACCTCTCCACGGGATTCACATTGCAGACAATAACCCTTTTAACCTGCTCAGAATACCCGGCTCGGTCTCGAGGGAGGCGTCGGGGCTGGGAGAAGGGCGTTTCCCACCCACGCCGCCCCTCTTTAGCCCTCCCCCGAGGCACCATTTGGATCCGCATCGCATTGAGCGCCTGGGTGCGGAAGAAATGGCTCTGGCCACCCATCACCCTAGTGCCTTTGACAGGGTGCTGCGACTGAACCCCATGGCGATGGAGCCCCCCGCTATGGATTTCTCCCGGAGGCTGCGGGAGCTGGCCGGCAACACCTCCAGCCCACCCTTGTCCCCGAGCCGGCCCAGCCCTATGCAAAGGTTGCTGCAGCCCTTCCAGCCCGGCAGCAAGCCCCCGTTCCTGGCCACGCCgccccttcctcctctgcagtctgctcctcctccctcccagccccccaTGAAGTCCAAGTCCTGCGAGTTCTGCGGGAAGACCTTCAAGTTTCAGAGCAACCTGGTGGTCCACCGCCGGAGCCACACGGGGGAGAAGCCCTACAAGTGCAACCTCTGCGACCACGCCTGCACGCAGGCCAGCAAGCTGAAGCGCCACATGAAGACCCACATGCACAAGTCCTCCCCCATGACCGTGAAGTCGGACGACGGGCTCTCCACCGCCAGCTCCCCCGAGCCAGGCACCAGCGACCTGGTGGGCAGCGCCAGCAGCGCCCTCAAGTCCGTGGTGGCCAAGTTCAAGAGCGAGAATGACCCCAACATGATCCCTGAGAACggggatgaggaagaggaggaggaggaggaggaagaggaggaggaggaggaggaagaggaggaggactTGAACGAGAGCGACAGGCCGGACTATGGCTTCGGGATGAGCCTGGAGGCGGCCCGTCACCACGAGAACAACTCGCGGGCTGGCGAGGAGGGCCGGGCGATGCCGGACGTCATGCAGGGCATGGTCTTGAGCTCCATGCAGCACTTCAGCGAGGCCTTCCACCAGGTCCTGGGGGAGAAACACAAGCGGGGCCACCTCCCCGAGCCCGAGGTGCACAGGGACACTTGCGACGAAGACTCGGTGGCCGGCGAGTCCGACCGCATCGACGAGGGGGCCGTCAACGGCCGGGGCTGCTCCCCGGGGGAGTCTGCCTCGGGAGGCCTGtccaaaaagctgctgctgggtagccccagctccctgagcccctTCTCCAAACGCATCAAGCTGGAGAAGGAGTTCGACCTGCCGGCCGCCGCCATGCCCAACACCGAGAACGTTTACTCCCAGTGGCTGGCGGGCTACGCTGCCTCCCGGCAGCTGAAGGACCCCTTCCTCAGCTTCGGCGACTCCCGACAATCGCCCTTCGCCTCCTCCTCCGAGCACTCCTCGGAGAACGGCAGCCTGCGCTTCTCCACGCCGCCGGGCGAGCTGGACGGAGGGATCTCAGGCCGCAGCGGCACGGGAAGCGGAGGGAGCACCCCCCATATTAGTGGCCCGGGCCCTGGCAGGCCCAGCTCAAAAGAGGGCAGACGCAGCGACACTTGTGAGTACTGTGGGAAGGTCTTCAAGAACTGTAGTAATCTCACCGTCCACAGACGGAGCCACACGGGCGAGAGGCCGTATAAGTGTGAGCTTTGCAACTACGCCTGCGCCCAGAGTAGCAAGCTCACCCGGCACATGAAAACACACGGGCAGGTGGGAAAGGACGTTTACAAATGCGAGATTTGTAAGATGCCTTTTAGCGTGTACAGTACCCTGgagaaacacatgaaaaaatggCACAGTGATCGAGTCTTGAATAACGAGATAAAAACTGAATAG